The genomic stretch AACGCGGGCAAAAGGAACTAAGCAAGGATTGTAGCCATGCAACAACTTCATCCTAAAGCAAAGTGGTTATTTTTCTGGAGTTATATAGTTGGACTTACATTTATTTTTGTTCCGCTTTCGGTCTATGTTTTTTTAGCTATTTTTTCCCTTTATAAATTCGGAGTTTCATATATTTTTATGATTTTGATACCGTTCCTATTTCTGGGTTTCAGCGGATTTTTTGTTATTTTTCTCTACTTCTGGGCCACCTGGACTTACCGTAACTACAAATACCAACTTACTGAAGATACCGTAAAAATAGAAAAAGGAGTAATCGCCAAACACTATGTGTCAATTCCTTACGAACGAGTTCAGAATGTGGATATCCATCGAGGGCTAGTTGCTAGACTTCTCGGCCTTTCTAGTCTTAAAATCCAGACCGCGGGATATTCTGGATATATCTTAAGCGAAGGTCTCCTTCCAGGCCTTGATCCTCAAATAGCAGAGCAATTGAGAGAAGAATTAATTAGAAAAATGAAAGGGACGAAACAAGGATTATAATTAAACATCAAAAGATTATGCCAATAAAAGTTGTAATTAATGGCTTTGGTCGCACCCCGCACCAGAGCGAAGCTCGGTGCGGGGCAAGTTGGCCGGCCTATAATAAATTATGACAAGAATTGCTATAAATGGTTTTGGAAGGATAGGGCGTCCTACTTTCAAAAAGATTTTAAAAGACCACCCAAATTTGGAAATAGTGGCAATTAATGATTTAACAGGCACAGAGACCCTTGCTCATTTGTTAAGGTATGATTCTGTTTACGGGATTTATAGTAAACAAGTCAAATTTACTGAAGATTCTCTTTTGATCAATGGTACCAGTGATGGAAAAAAGATTAAGGTGTTAGCTGAGACCGACCCTGCAAAGCTTCCCTGGAAGAATCTGGACATAGATATTGTTTTAGAATGTACGGGCCGTTTTACTAATTATGAAGGAGCAAAAAGACATTTGGCTTCGGGCGCTAAAAAAGTCATTATTTCTGCTCCCTGTAAAAGCCCTGAAGTGAATATGTTTGTGTTAGGGGTTAATGAAGAGAAGTATAGTCCAAAAGAAGACAATGTAATTTCAATGGCTTCTTGCACAACTAATTGTTTGGCCCCGATAGCTAAAGTTTTAAATGATAATTTTAAAATAATTCGTGGTTTTATAACTACTTGCCATAGTTATACCAATGACCAGCGGATTTTAGACATAGCTCACAAAGATTTGAGAAGAACAAGAGCCGCAGCTTTAAATATTATTCCTACTTCTACAGGAGCTGCCAAAGCCATTGGTAGTGTTATTCCTGAGCTCGATGGTAAATTGGATGGTATTGCCTTTAGGGTTCCTGTTCCTACCGTTTCAATTTTAGACCTAATTTGTGAAGTAGAAAAGAAAACTACTGCCCAAGAAGTAAATTATACTTTCAAGAAGGCTTCAAAAGCTGAAAATTTCAAAGGTATTTTAGGGATAGAAGATGCTCTTTTAGTCTCTTCTGATTATATCGGCAATTCTTTTTCAGCTATTGTCGATAGTTCTTTAACTATGGCCAAAGATAGTCTAGTTAAGGTTGTTGCCTGGTACGACAACGAATGGGGATATGCGTGTCGTTTGGCCGAATTTACCGAATTTGTAGGAAAACAATTATAAATTTTTAATATAATTTTATACCAGGCAAGGTTTAGCTTTATCTGGTTTTTTATTTAGTTTTCCTTAATTTTTCCTGAAGTTTTAAAGGCATAATAATCTTAAAGGAGACACACTCTTATTGTGATGATTTCTTAATGGATTTTAGGATATTGTGGAATTAAAAACAGACAACAAAACAGAAAAAAGCTTTACTCTCATTGAACTTTTAATGGTTATTGCTATTATTGGTATTTTAGCTGGAATTGTTTTGGTGGCTTTAGGTGGAGCACGGGACAAAGCAAGAGACGCCAGGATTATAAGTGATATGGCTCAGATTCGAATCCAAGCTGAAATTATTTTTTCTAAATATGGTAATTATAGTCGTGTGCACTGTAACGGTGATATCAATATTCAGACTCTCTGTGATGACATCGCTGATCAAGGAGGACAAAACCTTGAGGGAGGGTCTGGACCGGGTGTCCAGGCATACAGTCCTCCTCTCTGGAATAAGTACTGTGTTGAGGTTCAATTAAATTCAGGGAAATTCTGGTGTGTAGATTATGGGCTTAGATCTGCCCAGTATGATACTGATCCTGCTTGTAGTAGTGGAATATTTATCTGTGAATAGCGAATTCAAAATTAATAAGCTAAAAAGATAAAGTTGATATGGCAGGGGCCAGTTCCTGCTATTTAGTTGGTTTTGCTTTTTGTTTTAGGTATAATATAATCACGGTAAAAAATTTGAGATTTTAAAATATGTCTGCCAAAAATCAAAAACTTATCAAAAAAGGTGATTCATACTATCCAACCAAAGATTTTCAAAAAAGAGCTTGGGTAAATGACGATTCAATTTATAAAGAGGCCGATCAAGACCCGATTGAATTTTGGGAGAAATTAGCAGGAGAACTTTCTTGGCAAAAGAAATGGGAAAAGCCATTTTCTCATCAGCCGCCATACTTTAAATGGTTTGTTGGAGGAAAACTGAACATTACTGAAAATTGTCTAGATAGGAACCTGGCAAAGGCAAAAGATAAAGTGGCTTTAATTTGGGAGCCAGAACCGACGGGGGAAAAAGAAAGAAAGCTAACCTACCAGGATCTATATAAAGAAGTTAATAAATTTGCCAACGCCTTAAAGAAAATGGGAGTGAAAAAAGGAGATAGAGTCGGAATTTATCTGCCAATGATTCCAGAGGTTATGATTGCTATGTTGGCTTGTGCCAGAATTGGCGCAATTCACGTTGTGGTGTTCTCGGCTTTTTCTCCCCAAGCTTTGAGGGTAAGACTGCAAGATACCGAAGCTAAAATTTTAATTACGGCCGATGGTTACTATAGAAGAGGTCAGGTTATTAATTTAAAGAAAAATGCTGACGAAGGAATTAAAGAAACAAAAGTAGATAGGGCAATAGTGGTAAAAAGGGCAGGTAATGAAATTTCTTGGCAGGAAAACCGAGATTTTTGGTGGGAAGATTTAATTAAAACAGAAAGCGATGTTTGTCAGCCAGAGATAATGGATTCAGAAGACATTTTATTTATCCTTTACACATCGGGCAGTACCGGTAAACCAAAAGGATGTATTCATACTTGCGGTGGTTATACGGTTCAGGCGAATTTTACCGGCAAATGGATATTTGATTTAAAAAAAGATGATATTTTTTGGTCAATGGCTGATGTCGGCTGGATAACGGGTCACACCTACAGTTGTTATAGCCCCCTGCTTAATGGAATAACTTTTGTAATTTTTGAAGGAGCGCCAGATTGGCCAAATCATGACAGATGGTGCCAAATAATTGAGAAGTATGGTGTGACAACTTTCTATACGGCTCCTACGGCTGTTCGGATGTTCGCAAAATACGGGACAGAGCTTCTCAAGAAATATAAATTTGATACCTTGCAAATTCTGGGTTCGGTAGGAGAACCCATAGATGATACTGCTTGGCATTGGTATTTTAAAGAAGTTGGCAAAGAAAGGTGTCCGATCGTAGATACCTGGTGGCAGACAGAAACCGGCGGGATTTTAATTACTTCACTACCCGGAATTGGCCCATTTAAACCGACCTTGGCAGGCTTGCCTTTTCCTGGTATTAAAGTTGATATCTTAGATGAAAAGGGAAAATCTCTGCCCCCAAATAAGGAGGGCAACTTGGTTCTTTTACCTCCTTTTTCTCCGGGATTATTAAGAGGAGTTTACAAAAATCCAGAGAAATATTTGAAAACTTACTGGTCAGAATATGGGCAGGAAATTTATTTTACTTCAGATGCAGCCTATAAAGATAAAGCAGGTCTTATTAGGATTGTCGGCAGGGTGGATGATGTTATTAAAGTAGCTGGTCATAGGGTAACCACAGGTGAGTTAGAAAATGCTGTTGCTAAACATTTAGATATTATAGAGTGTGCCATAATTGGCGTACCGGACGCAATAAGGGGAGAGGTACCGGTAGCTTTCGTGGTCTCAAAAAAGGACAGAAAAGTCAAAGAAATAGAAAAAGGGGTTGTTGATCAGATCAAAAGAGAGATAGGCCCTATTGCCCTGCCTAAGAAGGTTTATTTAGTAGAAGACTTGCCGAAAACAAGGTCTGGTAAAATTATGCGCAGAATCCTAAGAAAATTGTTCACCGGAGAAGAATTAGGGGATCTTTCTACTTTAGCTAATCCAGAAAGCGTAGAGAAATTAAAAAAAATTATTAAGGCATGAAAAAATCGAAAAAAGACATTCTATGGTTTAAAGAAATTAGTTATGGAGATATTCTTGCAGTTGGAGGGAAAAATGCCTCTTTGGGGGAGATGTATTCTCAGTTAACCAGAAAGGGAGTAAATATTCCAGATGGTTTCGCTGTTACAACTAAGGCCTATTGGCGCTTTTTGAAAACAAATGAGATAGACAAAACTTTAAAGGATATTTTTTCCTCCTTCGCCAAAAGCTACGGAGGACAGGCTGGACAGAATATTAGATATCTACAGAAGACAGGAAAGAAAGCTCGTGGCCTCATTTTAAAATCAAAATTTTCAGAAAAGTTTAAAAGAGAAATAGCCAAAGCTTACAGTAGACTGGAAAAAAAATACGGTAGAAATTGTGAGGTAGCGGTTAGATCTTCAGGGGTAGCAGAAGATATGCCAGAAGCTTCTTTTGCTGGTCAATTCGAGACTTTTTTAAATGTTAGAGGGAATAATAATTTACTGGTAGCTATCAAAAAATGTTTTGCCTCCAATTTTAATGATAGAGTGATGGCTTACCGGGAAGAAAAAGGCTTTTCCCAGTTAGACCTTGCTCTTTCGGTGGGAATTCAAAAGATGGTTCGTTCAGATATTGCTTCTGCCGGCATAATATTTACTCTGGATACTGAAACCGGCTTTCCCAATGTTATTTTAATAAATTCCATTTACGGGGTAGGGGAAATGGTTGTCAAAGGAAAGATTACCCCAGATGAATTTTTTGTTTTTAAACCAACCCTAAAGAAAGGATATAAATCCATTATCATTAAAAAGCTGGGAAGAAAAACTAAAAAATTCATTTTTGCCAGAGGCGGCGGGTTAAAAGAAATAAACGTTTCTCAAAAAGATCAGAAAAGATTTGCTTTAACCGAAAAAGAAGCCCTGACTTTAGCTCGTTGGGCCATAATAATCGAGGATCATTATTCCGAATTGAAGAAGAGATGGATGCCCCAAGATATTGAATGGGCAAAAGACGGTAAATTAAATCAATTATTTATTACTCAATCTCGGCCAGAAACAATCCATGCTTCAAAAAAAGTTCAATTTTATGAAGAATATAAATTGAGGACAACAAAAAAACCAATTATAACCGGGATAGCAGTAGGAAATAAAATTGGCCAGGGTAAAGTCAGAGTAATATCCGACATTTCAAAAATTCATCTTTTTCGAAAAGGAGAAGTTTTAGTTACTAAAATGACAGACCCTGACTGGGTGCCAATAATGAGAATAGCTTCAGCCATTGTTACCAATGAAGGCTCAAAAACCTGCCATGCAGCCATTATTTCAAGGGAGCTAGGAATTCCTTGTATTGTTGGCACAGAGAAGGCCACTCAAATTCTAAAAACTGGCAGTATGACGACAGTTGATTGTACTTCGGGCCTGGAAGGAAAAATATTTTTTGGCAAAACGCCCTTTAAGGTCAAAAGATACAATCTTAAGAAAATCCCAGAACTAAAAACAAAAATAATGGTAAACCTTGGAACTCCTGATATTGCTTTTAAAACATCTTTTTTACCAAATGAAGGAGTAGGGCTAGCTCGAATTGAATTTATCTTGGCTGATAAAATTAAGATTCATCCTCTTGCTCTTTATCACTTTAAAAAATTAAAAGATAAAAAACTGAAAAGAAAAATCGAGAAAATTACCTTTGGATACAAAGACAAGAGAGATTATTTCGTTGAAAAATTAGCTGAAGGCATTGCCCAAATAAGCTCGGCTTTCTTTCCAAAGCCAGTGATTGTCAGATTATCTGATTTCAAATCGAACGAATATCGGGAATTAATTGGAGGTGAGCTTTTTGAGCCAGAAGAGGCAAATCCCATGATTGGCTGGCGGGGAGCTTCAAGGTACTATAATGAGAAATTCAAGCCTGCCTTCCAAATGGAATGCCAAGCGATAATCAGAGCAAGAGACAAATTTGGTCTTAAAAATATCTGGGCAATGGTGCCTTTTTGTAGAACAGTTGAAGAAGGGAAGAAAGTCTTAAGCTTAATGGCAAAAAATGGACTGAAAAAGGGGAAAGACAATCTAAAGGTTATTGTGATGTGTGAGATTCCGTCAAATGTTATTTTGGCTGATCGGTTTCTCAAAATTTTTGATGGTATGAGCATTGGTTCAAACGATTTAACCCAGCTTACTTTGGGTTTAGACAGAGATTCAGCTTTAGTGGCTTCAGTGGGTGACGAAAGAAATGAAGCCGTGAAGAATTTAGTTAAGATAGCAATCCAAGAATGTAAAAGGAAGAAAAAATATGTGGGAATTTGTGGTGAGGCTCCCAGTACCTTCCCGGAATTTGCAGAATTCCTTGTCGAACAAAGGATTGAATCAATATCTTTAAATCCCGATACCGTTATTCCTACTATTTTAAGATTAGCCAAAAAAGAAAAACAACTTAAAAAAAGTCGATAGGCCTTTTATCTAAAATTAAATTATGGTAATATAAAAATGTAATTTCCAAATTACGAAAGTAATTTGGAGTAATATATATGGCGAAAATTACTTTATCAATAATTAAGGCAGATATCGGAAGTATTGGCGGGCATATCAAACCCAGCCAAAAATTGGTTGAAACAGTTGAAAATTATGTGAAAAAAAAAGGCAAAGGATTGTTCATCGATTACTATATTGGTTTTACCGGTGACGATATTGCTATTTTAAGTACTCATCAGAGGGGGGTTTTAGATGAAAAAGTGCACAAACTTTGTTGGGATGCTTTTATAACTGGAACGGAAATGGCGAAAAGTCAGGGTCTTTATGGGGCAGGTCAGGATTTATTAAAAGATACTTTTTCTGGAAACGTTAAAGGAATGGGGCCGGCTATCGCTGAAATGGAAATTGAAGAAAGGCCAGCCGAACCTTTTCTTTTCTTTGCTGCAGATAAAACCGACCCCGGGACTTATAATTTGCCATTATACTTAACCTTTACTGACCCGATGCATAATGCGGGCTTCATGCTTTCTCCTCAAATAAAAAAGGGTTTTAAATTTTTCATTATGGATGTTAGTTATACTAAAGCTGATAAGGTTATTGAATTGAACGCCCCAGAAGAAATATATGATATTGCAGCTCTCTTGAGAGATCCAGGAAGATTTGTGGTAGAGTCAATTTGGTCAAGAGCTACAAACGAGCAAGCAGCAGTTGTCAGCACCACAAGATTACATAATATCGCTGGAAAATATGTTGGTAAAGACGATCCGGTAATGCTAGTAAGAAGCCAAAAAAACTTTCCAGCTACGGGCGAGATCCTTTCTCCCTATGCTATATCGCCCTATGTTGCAGGCTTTATGCGTGGTTCTCATGTAGGACCTTTAATGCCGGTCAAAAAGAACTCTCCAATTTCATTTTTCGATGGACCACCAATAGTTTCTTGTTTAGCCTTTTGCGTAAAAGACGGTAAATTGACAGAACCAGCCGATGCTTTCGATCAGCCTTTTTGGGACTATATCAGAAACAAGACCTCTCGGAAGGCTGAAGAGATAAGGAGACAAGGATTTTATGGCCAGGCTATGCTCCCTTTCACCGAATTAGAATATACCGGCATTACTGAAACTTTAGAAGAATTGGAAAAAAGATTTATCATTAGAAAAAAATAAGCATGAAAAAAATCTTGGTTTTCATTGTTCTGATAGTCGTTTTGCTTATCTTAATTATTGGTTGGTTCGGCTGGAAGGGTTATAAAATCAAAGAAGAGGGAGCTACTATTACTACCCATAAAGCAGAGTATTTACAGGGAGAAAATCCGAAGATAAAAATAACCAACGATTCAAGAGAAGAAATTTGCTTTTCTTCCTGTTATCCTTATTATTTAGAGATAAACGAAGGAGGCTTCGAGTCTTATCAATATGGCAATTGTTCAGAAGTTGATGTAGTTGAAACTTGTATTAAGCCCAGTCAAATCAAGACCTTTGAGATTCTTTTAGAACGATCAAAAACAGAGAAAGGTCTTCACCGGATTGCAATTCCTGCCTGTATTGGTTGTGCCCTTTACGAAGAGTTCAGGCAAGATAAATGGTTTTATTCAAACGATTTTTTTATTAAATAACGTTTTTTCTGATAATGACGAAGATAATTCAGGAACGTGAAAAATGCATTGGATGTGGTTCTTGCGTAGTTTTGTGCCCGAAATTTTGGGAGATGGACGAAGATGGAAAGAGCAATTTGAAAGAGGGAAGAAAAAATTCAGAAGGGAATTATGAGCTGGAGGTAGAAGAAATAGAATGCAATCAGGAGGCTGCCGATAGCTGCCCGGTCCAGATAATTCATATTATTAAAAAATAGAATGCTTATTCTCTCAGCAAAAATTCGCCAAGACACCAAGAAAAAAGCAAAAGCCCTTAAAGAAAAGGGCCTTTTAGCTGCTGTGGTTTATGGGCCAAAATTGAAAACTCTTTCCCTGGAGGTTGACCTTAAGGAGTTTAAAAAAACATATAAAGAGGCGGGAGAAAGCTCTTTAATTAAATTACGACTACCGGGGCTAAAAAAAGAGTATCCTGTCTTAATTTACGAAATTCAAAAGGATTCTATTTCAGATGAGCCAATTCATGTTGATTTTTACCAGACCTCTCTTACTAAAGAGGTTGAGGCCGAGGTTCCTTTGGCTTTTGAAGGAGAGGCTAAGGCTGTTAAGGAATTAGGGGGGACTTTGGTTAGAAATATTTCAGAGCTTAGAGTAAAATCCTTACCCCAAAATCTTCCCAAAGAAATTAAAGTTTCGATTGAAAGTTTAAAAACTTTTGAAGATAAAATTCTAATTCAGGATTTAAAGCTGCCAAAAGAAATAAAAATTCTGAAAGAGCCAGATGAAGTTATAGTTTTAGTTACTCCGCCAGAAAAAGTTGAAGAAGAATTAGAAAAACCGGTTGAAGAGAAGGTGGAAGAAATTAAAATAGCGGGAAAAGAAGAGAAGACAGAGGGAGAAGAGAGGATTGAAAGCAGCGAACAATAATCTGTAATCGACAATTCGGATTATTCTCAAAAATGACCAGATTAAGGTTTCTTAAAATTTTCCTTAGTATTTTACTGTTTTTAGCTTTTGTTTTACCTGGCTTCCAGGGCCTTGCTTTAACGTCTCAAGAGGAGCGTCAAGCCCTAGAGAAGGAACTTGAAGGGCTGGAGGAACAGATTACTCAATATGAAAACGATATCACTAAAACCCAACAAGAGAAAAAGACCCTTCAAAATCAAATTTATATTCTAAAGAGTAGAATTGAGAAATTAAACCTCCAAATTCAGAGTTCAACTGTAATGATAAGAGATGTCGGTTTCCAGATTAAAGATACGGGATATTCTATTGAGGTGACTGGCGGGAATATCGGAAATTCTCGTCAGAAATTAGCTAATATTTTACGTTTAATCTATGAAGAAGACCAGAGGTCTTTATTTGAAGCATTGCTTTTAGAAGATGAGCTTTCTGATTTCTTTGAGAATTTGGCTGGACTGGAAGCTTTGAGCATTGAAAGCGCTCAATTGCTGCAAAGTATTAAAAAACTTAAGTCACAACTCGAGATTCAAAAAGAAAATTTAGATGACGAGAAAATAGACCTCGAAAGATTGCTGGCCATTCAAGTGCTCCAAAAAAAAGAGGGCGAGCAGGTCAAATTAGACAAATCTTATCTTTTAGATAAAACTAAGGGCAAAGAAGCCATTTATCAAAAATATCTTCAAGAAACTCAGGCCAAAGCAGCCGAAATTAGAAAGAGAATTTTCGAATTAGTCGGTGTACCAGAAGCGCCAACTTTTGGAGAAGCCTTGGATTTGGCTTATTACGTTGAGAGTGTTACCGGAGTAAGGCCAGCTCTTGTATTGGCAGTTTTGACTCAAGAATCAAATATTGGTAAAAATGTTGGGCAATGTTACTTGTCGAATCCGAAAACAGGAGCAGGGGTTAGAATTAGCAATAGTGACAAAGAAATTCCCAGAGTAATGAAGCCCTCACGCGATGTCTCTCCTTTTTTAAATATTACAAAGGCCTTGGGTCGAGACCCTTACGGCACTCCGGTTTCTTGTCCAATGTCTTTTGGTTGGGGAGGGGCAATGGGACCAGCCCAATTTATTCCTTCCACCTGGAATATATATAAGGATAGGGCGGCTAAAATTACGGGCAAGACCGCTGATCCTTGGGATATCAGGGATGCTTTTTTGGCCGCTGCTTTATATTTATCAGACTATGGGGCAGCTAATCAG from Candidatus Nealsonbacteria bacterium encodes the following:
- the acs gene encoding acetate--CoA ligase encodes the protein MSAKNQKLIKKGDSYYPTKDFQKRAWVNDDSIYKEADQDPIEFWEKLAGELSWQKKWEKPFSHQPPYFKWFVGGKLNITENCLDRNLAKAKDKVALIWEPEPTGEKERKLTYQDLYKEVNKFANALKKMGVKKGDRVGIYLPMIPEVMIAMLACARIGAIHVVVFSAFSPQALRVRLQDTEAKILITADGYYRRGQVINLKKNADEGIKETKVDRAIVVKRAGNEISWQENRDFWWEDLIKTESDVCQPEIMDSEDILFILYTSGSTGKPKGCIHTCGGYTVQANFTGKWIFDLKKDDIFWSMADVGWITGHTYSCYSPLLNGITFVIFEGAPDWPNHDRWCQIIEKYGVTTFYTAPTAVRMFAKYGTELLKKYKFDTLQILGSVGEPIDDTAWHWYFKEVGKERCPIVDTWWQTETGGILITSLPGIGPFKPTLAGLPFPGIKVDILDEKGKSLPPNKEGNLVLLPPFSPGLLRGVYKNPEKYLKTYWSEYGQEIYFTSDAAYKDKAGLIRIVGRVDDVIKVAGHRVTTGELENAVAKHLDIIECAIIGVPDAIRGEVPVAFVVSKKDRKVKEIEKGVVDQIKREIGPIALPKKVYLVEDLPKTRSGKIMRRILRKLFTGEELGDLSTLANPESVEKLKKIIKA
- a CDS encoding fructose 1,6-bisphosphatase, with the translated sequence MAKITLSIIKADIGSIGGHIKPSQKLVETVENYVKKKGKGLFIDYYIGFTGDDIAILSTHQRGVLDEKVHKLCWDAFITGTEMAKSQGLYGAGQDLLKDTFSGNVKGMGPAIAEMEIEERPAEPFLFFAADKTDPGTYNLPLYLTFTDPMHNAGFMLSPQIKKGFKFFIMDVSYTKADKVIELNAPEEIYDIAALLRDPGRFVVESIWSRATNEQAAVVSTTRLHNIAGKYVGKDDPVMLVRSQKNFPATGEILSPYAISPYVAGFMRGSHVGPLMPVKKNSPISFFDGPPIVSCLAFCVKDGKLTEPADAFDQPFWDYIRNKTSRKAEEIRRQGFYGQAMLPFTELEYTGITETLEELEKRFIIRKK
- a CDS encoding ferredoxin, whose protein sequence is MTKIIQEREKCIGCGSCVVLCPKFWEMDEDGKSNLKEGRKNSEGNYELEVEEIECNQEAADSCPVQIIHIIKK
- a CDS encoding 50S ribosomal protein L25, encoding MLILSAKIRQDTKKKAKALKEKGLLAAVVYGPKLKTLSLEVDLKEFKKTYKEAGESSLIKLRLPGLKKEYPVLIYEIQKDSISDEPIHVDFYQTSLTKEVEAEVPLAFEGEAKAVKELGGTLVRNISELRVKSLPQNLPKEIKVSIESLKTFEDKILIQDLKLPKEIKILKEPDEVIVLVTPPEKVEEELEKPVEEKVEEIKIAGKEEKTEGEERIESSEQ
- the gap gene encoding type I glyceraldehyde-3-phosphate dehydrogenase; this translates as MMTRIAINGFGRIGRPTFKKILKDHPNLEIVAINDLTGTETLAHLLRYDSVYGIYSKQVKFTEDSLLINGTSDGKKIKVLAETDPAKLPWKNLDIDIVLECTGRFTNYEGAKRHLASGAKKVIISAPCKSPEVNMFVLGVNEEKYSPKEDNVISMASCTTNCLAPIAKVLNDNFKIIRGFITTCHSYTNDQRILDIAHKDLRRTRAAALNIIPTSTGAAKAIGSVIPELDGKLDGIAFRVPVPTVSILDLICEVEKKTTAQEVNYTFKKASKAENFKGILGIEDALLVSSDYIGNSFSAIVDSSLTMAKDSLVKVVAWYDNEWGYACRLAEFTEFVGKQL
- a CDS encoding phosphoenolpyruvate synthase, yielding MKKSKKDILWFKEISYGDILAVGGKNASLGEMYSQLTRKGVNIPDGFAVTTKAYWRFLKTNEIDKTLKDIFSSFAKSYGGQAGQNIRYLQKTGKKARGLILKSKFSEKFKREIAKAYSRLEKKYGRNCEVAVRSSGVAEDMPEASFAGQFETFLNVRGNNNLLVAIKKCFASNFNDRVMAYREEKGFSQLDLALSVGIQKMVRSDIASAGIIFTLDTETGFPNVILINSIYGVGEMVVKGKITPDEFFVFKPTLKKGYKSIIIKKLGRKTKKFIFARGGGLKEINVSQKDQKRFALTEKEALTLARWAIIIEDHYSELKKRWMPQDIEWAKDGKLNQLFITQSRPETIHASKKVQFYEEYKLRTTKKPIITGIAVGNKIGQGKVRVISDISKIHLFRKGEVLVTKMTDPDWVPIMRIASAIVTNEGSKTCHAAIISRELGIPCIVGTEKATQILKTGSMTTVDCTSGLEGKIFFGKTPFKVKRYNLKKIPELKTKIMVNLGTPDIAFKTSFLPNEGVGLARIEFILADKIKIHPLALYHFKKLKDKKLKRKIEKITFGYKDKRDYFVEKLAEGIAQISSAFFPKPVIVRLSDFKSNEYRELIGGELFEPEEANPMIGWRGASRYYNEKFKPAFQMECQAIIRARDKFGLKNIWAMVPFCRTVEEGKKVLSLMAKNGLKKGKDNLKVIVMCEIPSNVILADRFLKIFDGMSIGSNDLTQLTLGLDRDSALVASVGDERNEAVKNLVKIAIQECKRKKKYVGICGEAPSTFPEFAEFLVEQRIESISLNPDTVIPTILRLAKKEKQLKKSR